The genomic DNA CGCCTTCAATATCTCTATTTACAACAGAATCATCAATAATTAGAGTAGTACCTTTTCCTGCTCTCATACCTGGATAATATACATCACCTGACTCTAGCTTGTTTTCACTACCATCTTGTAATATAACATGTGCATATGCACCACCATCTTTATCTGGTGTTAAAGTAAATGGACTATTAGATGCAGTTTTAATATTTACTCCATCAAATATTAATTCAGCTTTTACATCTTTAGGTATAACAATCCTATGTGTTGTTGGAGTATTTGGATTATTATTTTGAATTGTCATTTGTTTTCCACTAAGAATAGTTAAAACGCCACTTGCAAATTTAAAATCGACATTTATTTCTCCACCACTAATTTTAAAGTCTCCTACAGATGTAGGATCTTCTGCAGTGGCTTCTTCCACAACTAATGCATTCATATCTCCTTCTGCATTTCCTGCATTAGAATCTTCTTCTGCATTTCCTGCATTAGAATCTTCTTCTGCATTTCCTGCATTAGCATCTCCTTCTGCATTTCCTGCATTAGCATCTCCTCCTGCATTTCCTGCATTAGCATCTCCTTCTGCATTTCCTGCATTAGTATCTCCTCCTGCATTTCCTGCATTAGCATCCCCTCCTGCATTTCCTGCATTAGCATCCCCTTCTGCATTTCCTGCATTAGCATCCCCTCCTGCATTTCCTGCATTAGTATCTCCTTCTGCATTTCCTGCATTAGTACTTTCTTCTATAGTATCTGCGAAAGTATTTGACGCATTAAATGATGCTACTGATCCAAGTCCCATTGAGATACTTAAAATCATTGATAGTGCTTTCTTTTTACATTTTTGTTGCATAAATTCCCCCTCCCCTTAATAATTTTTAATATACACTGTATACATCCTTATATACACTCTAATAATTCTTAATATACACTGTATACATCCTTATATACACTCTAATAATTTTTAATATATACTTAAAACTTATATTTGTCAATGAATATACAGTTTTTTTCAACCTTATATATTATAAGTATTCATTATTTGCTAAATAACTACAATAAAAATTTTAATTATATAAAATTTATTTAATCTTTTATATAATAATACAAGGGGTAATTAATTGAAAAAACTAGTAAAAATATTAATAAATATTATTTGCATTATTACGCTAACTTTCTCTAGCCTTTCGATTTACATAAAATTATCTGAATATAAAAAGCTGATGAAGTATATACGGAACTCAGAGAAAACACTATCAATAATAGCAAACATCAAGAACTTTATGATAAAAATAATGATTATAGATTCTGGCTTAAAATAAACAACGTAAATATAGACTATCCTGTAGTACAAGGATATAACAATGATTTCTACCTAACTCATGATTTTTATAAAAATTATCTTCCTTTAGGTAGTATTTTCATGGATTATAGAAATAATTTTGAAAATGATAAGAGTTTAATAGTCTATGGTCATTATATGAAAAATAAAACTATGTTTGGTCAGCTAGAAAACTATACTGATGAAGTATTTTTCAAAGAAAATAATTTAGTAGAAATAAATTATAAAGTACAAACTTATACTTATGAAATTTTTTCAGTATATACTGCTGACTTAATTAACAGAGATTATTTAAGTATACACTTTAATAATAATGATGAGTTTAAATATTCTTTGAATTATATAACCTAAAAATCAGTACACAAATCTGATATAAAGGTAGATATTTCAGATAAAATTATAACTTTGTATACTTGTAAATATGAATTTAAAGATGCTCTTACTATAGTTCATGCTAAATTAATTTCAAAAAAGAGACCTATAAGTAGGTTTGTGTAAATGCAGACTTATCTACAGTCTTTTTTGAACGTAAAATTGGTAAGTATAGAATAATATTCATATTAAACTTTTGTAGGCAAAGAAATGAAAAATCAAAGAGAAATAATTATTACAGATTTAGATTACCAAGCTGAATTAAGAAAGTGTAAAACTATGGAGGATGTAGTTAGTGAAGATAATATATAATAGTTTAACTTATAAATTATCTTGGTGATATTAATGAAGTTTCAAAGTATATATTATTTATTGATATAAATAAAATTAAATCTGTTGCTAATAGATGTACCTTTGTTTGGAGACAAACTATTGAAGAAATATAACTAAAATGTTGAAGTAGCTACCTGACTTTATTTTGAAATGCGAACAAGATTTTGGCATTAAGATAATTTAGAAAGAATCACTGGTACACAAGGATGTGAACTTAGAATGAATAGAAGTATTCAGGCATAAGGAGCTTTCACCCAAATAAAACATAGTATGAACTTTAAAAGAATTCTAATCAGAGGCAATCAAGATATTCTTTCAGAGTTTATACCTGTAGTGTTAGCCTATAGTATTTCTAAGTTTCACAAATAAGATAATCATTAATAAATGTAGTATGTATATTCATCCTCTCAAAACTATTTTTTAATCTTACACTTTGTAAATTATTCTATTTTAAAATGGTATTTTTATACCTTTATTTCTTATGACCGTTTTCAAGCTCAAATTTTGCATAAATATAAATTAATGAAAAGCAAGTAAAAAAAGAACTGTCGCACAGCAATTTAAAATTACTCATTCGACAGTCCTTATTTCGTGGATTTAAATAGTGGAGAAGAATCACAAGAATAATACCCACGATTAAACCTTTATACAATACATTTTATATGACTTTACCATCACTAATAGTTATTATACAATCAGCCATCTTAGCTATTTCATCATTATGAGTTATCATAACCAACGTCTGCTTGTATTCATTTACACAATACTTTAGTAAATTCATCACCTCATTAGTTGTTTTACTGTCTAAATTTCCAGTAGGTTCATCTGCAAAAATTATTGATGGCTTATTGGCAAGTGATCTTGCTATTGCAACTCTTTGTTGTTGACCACCTGATAATTCATTAGGAAATTTATTAATCTGACTTTCTAATCCTAACTTAGTTATTAAATCATTAATATAATTATTATCTATCTTTCCTTTAGCAATTAAAATAGGAAGAACTATATTATCATAAACATTGATAACAGGTATTAGATTATAGTTTTGGAATATAAACCCAAATTCTTTACTTCTAAGATTAGATAGCTTTTCATCACTTAAAGTATATAAATCTAAATTATCCATAAATACATTACCTAAAGTTGGTTTATCAAGCCCTGCCATACAGTGAAGTAATGTGCTTTTTCCAGAACCACTTTGTCCAATTATTGCACTAAATTTATGGGGTTCTATCTCTAAAGTAATTCCATCAACAGCCTTTATTTCATTTTCTCCTTTTCCATATATTTTTTTAATATCTATAACTTTTAACATCTTCATACATTTACCTCCCAAATTATTCATTCTCTTTTATACCTTCAATAATATTCATACTTTCAAAATCTCTATTACTTACAACTACTGCTATTAAACATACAAATACAGATATAGCAAAGAATAGTAAAGATTCCTTAATTGGGAATGTAAAAGACATAAAATTCTCTATTCCATAGTTTATATACGCATCATTATTCCAATTTGTAAATTTAACTAGATTTATAAATGATGGAATCATAGCTATTATAAAGCTAAAAACTGCATATGCTAATGCTTCATATATAAGCATTTTTTTCATATTTTTAAGACTAACACCTAATGCTCTAAGCGTTGAAATTTCTTTTTTTCTAATTAGTAGATTTGTTCTTATAGTACAGAAAATATTAATTGATGCTATTATTAAAACTAGTGCAATTATTGCTATTTGTGATTTAATGTAACTTTTATATATACTTTCTGACATTTCATGATAACTTAATCTACTATTAAATAGAGACCCTGGTATACTTCTTGAAATTTTCTGTATCTCATTATTAACAATCTCATCATATGGATTTTCTAAATTTATGCCTAATTGAGTGTATTTTTGTTCTCCTGTTATGTTTTTAGAGTGAATATTACTTGTTATAATTTCTAGATCTGGCATAAAATCGCCATCTCCCATAGCAATCCATTCATCCTTTAAAATTACAGCCACTCTTACCTTCATCTCTTTATAAACAATTGTATTATTTTCTTCAACAGGAATTTTTACAGTTATTATGTCTCCTATATTTAATTCTTTGAATATAGGCTTTATAGTATGATCATCAACTATATCATAAAAATAATTATATACTGCTACATTTGGATATCCATCAGTGTCCTTTTTAATATCATCTAAGCTACCTTCTTCAACAAAGTCATTTAACTTTTCATCTATATAATCATCATAAAGCTTTAAAACTAATTTATCTTCCATTATCTCTTTTTTTTCTACTCCATTATAGGTTGTAAATTCTTTGTTTATATCCTTATTATTAAAAGTAAACATTCCATTTGTTATTTGAATTTTATGTATACTTTTAACACCCTTAATTTTTTCTATATTCTCTACATCACTATCCGTGTATTTTGATATTTGCGGGTCTGCATTTACTCCAAATTGCATTGTTATATTATATCTATTTTGCATATCTTCAATTTTACTGTTGACCTCTTCTTGCATACTTGAGAATGTAGTAATGAATATATATCCTCCTAAAGCAATAGACAACATAGATATAGCAGCTCTAACCTTATTTCTTCCAATATTTTTAAGTCCCATAAATCCATAAAATCCAAATATTTTGCTTACTAGTCTGTCTATTCCAAGTCTACTTCTGTGATTTTTAATTTTGTCTGTATTTATTATTGATTCAATAGGTGATATCTTGCCGATTTTAAAAGTTGGTATAATACAAGATATAAAAACAGAAATTATTCCAACCAATATAGCTTTTATAACTATTTCATTATTTATATATAATTTAGGGTTAAGACCAGCTTCACTGTATAAAACTTCGTTATAATTACTAATTCCTATATATGAATATGTAACCCCAGCTACTAACCCAAGTAGTATACCTATTATTGTTATAATTAATGCTTGATAGATTATCATACACCTTACGTTTCTTTTCTTTGCACCCATCAGTCTAAACAGTCCCATTTCTTTTACTGATTGATTTAGTGTAATATTGAAAATATTAAATATGAAAATTATAGATACTGTAGTTATTAAAACATTTCTTTTAAAAACATTCGGATCACTCTTATCATCTTCTACATAACGAAGTTCCCTTACAAGAGGTACATTTGGTAGAAAGCTTTTTTGTCCTAACTTATATTTTTTCATAAGATAATCACATTCACCTTCAATATTTCTCCATCCACTTTTAAAACTTAATATACTATTATAACTAATCGCATCATTAGGTATAATGTTGTTTGTTTCATCATTGCCATAAGTTACTGCTTCGTATTGCCAAACCACATCATAGTACCCTTTTGGTTTTTCCATAACTCCTACTATTTTAAATTCTTTATTTATAGAAAATAATTGATTACTTCCGTTAGTATCTTTATAGTTCTTTTTTATTGTTAAATTTAATGTAGATCCTACTCCTTCACTTAAATTCATTGCTTCTAGTGCTTTTTTCTCTAATACTATTTCATTGTTGTTTTTAGGTAGTCTACCTTCTATTATTTTGTTGTATCTACTTTTTAGATACTCTTCGTTTGATGAAGTTAATATAAATGAGTTTCCTTTTTTATCTGAAATACGTCCTAGATTTTGTACCGAATTACCCTTTGATACTTTTTCATCAGTTTCTAATTTTTTAGCATCATCAAGTGTCAAATCACTAAACTCTACATGGTATCCACTGTAAAGTTCATGTATTGCTACTACATTGTTTTCATTTTGTGAATCTTTTATAACACTAGGTCCAAATATCAACATAACACCTAACATAACTCCTATTATTAAAAGTAATGTTCTAAGTTTATTTTTCTTTAAATATGCTAGTGACATTTTTAAGTAAATCCCCATATAATCCTCCTATTTTACTATAAATTATTTATCCAACTCATCTGTTAAGTAGATTGGTGGATATTTTAAATCTTTTAATTCTTCATTATTTTTTGAAGCTTACTACCATCTTCCTCATGATAAACTTGCAGTATCACCTTATTTACATGTAGTGCATAATAATCACCATTATAAAAATATTAGTATTTATAACCTGGATAGTTTTTGTAAAATGATTTATAAAGTATCCCATCCTAATTCTCTTTTGTATACTTTTCTTTTGTAATACGCTCTATATCATCACTTGAAACTCCTTGATATGTCATATATTTATCTATATATTTTTCAGCTTCATTCCATTTTCTAAAATAGTTGTTGTATATAATAAATCCTATTATGGCTATAATGCTTATAATTAAAGTTAATAAAATAGCTTT from Clostridioides difficile ATCC 9689 = DSM 1296 includes the following:
- a CDS encoding ABC transporter ATP-binding protein → MKMLKVIDIKKIYGKGENEIKAVDGITLEIEPHKFSAIIGQSGSGKSTLLHCMAGLDKPTLGNVFMDNLDLYTLSDEKLSNLRSKEFGFIFQNYNLIPVINVYDNIVLPILIAKGKIDNNYINDLITKLGLESQINKFPNELSGGQQQRVAIARSLANKPSIIFADEPTGNLDSKTTNEVMNLLKYCVNEYKQTLVMITHNDEIAKMADCIITISDGKVI
- a CDS encoding FtsX-like permease family protein → MGIYLKMSLAYLKKNKLRTLLLIIGVMLGVMLIFGPSVIKDSQNENNVVAIHELYSGYHVEFSDLTLDDAKKLETDEKVSKGNSVQNLGRISDKKGNSFILTSSNEEYLKSRYNKIIEGRLPKNNNEIVLEKKALEAMNLSEGVGSTLNLTIKKNYKDTNGSNQLFSINKEFKIVGVMEKPKGYYDVVWQYEAVTYGNDETNNIIPNDAISYNSILSFKSGWRNIEGECDYLMKKYKLGQKSFLPNVPLVRELRYVEDDKSDPNVFKRNVLITTVSIIFIFNIFNITLNQSVKEMGLFRLMGAKKRNVRCMIIYQALIITIIGILLGLVAGVTYSYIGISNYNEVLYSEAGLNPKLYINNEIVIKAILVGIISVFISCIIPTFKIGKISPIESIINTDKIKNHRSRLGIDRLVSKIFGFYGFMGLKNIGRNKVRAAISMLSIALGGYIFITTFSSMQEEVNSKIEDMQNRYNITMQFGVNADPQISKYTDSDVENIEKIKGVKSIHKIQITNGMFTFNNKDINKEFTTYNGVEKKEIMEDKLVLKLYDDYIDEKLNDFVEEGSLDDIKKDTDGYPNVAVYNYFYDIVDDHTIKPIFKELNIGDIITVKIPVEENNTIVYKEMKVRVAVILKDEWIAMGDGDFMPDLEIITSNIHSKNITGEQKYTQLGINLENPYDEIVNNEIQKISRSIPGSLFNSRLSYHEMSESIYKSYIKSQIAIIALVLIIASINIFCTIRTNLLIRKKEISTLRALGVSLKNMKKMLIYEALAYAVFSFIIAMIPSFINLVKFTNWNNDAYINYGIENFMSFTFPIKESLLFFAISVFVCLIAVVVSNRDFESMNIIEGIKENE
- a CDS encoding class B sortase produces the protein MDYPVVQGYNNDFYLTHDFYKNYLPLGSIFMDYRNNFENDKSLIVYGHYMKNKTMFGQLENYTDEVFFKENNLVEINYKVQTYTYEIFSVYTADLINRDYLSIHFNNNDEFKYSLNYIT
- a CDS encoding DUF3139 domain-containing protein — protein: MRKYKAILLTLIISIIAIIGFIIYNNYFRKWNEAEKYIDKYMTYQGVSSDDIERITKEKYTKEN